The proteins below are encoded in one region of Deinococcus metalli:
- a CDS encoding ABC transporter permease — MTTANAPIPVDQRTRWQLFWTSPAMRKLRRNPLAITGLLISVFFALVAIFAPLLAKPADNCLRDLNLTTANEVYNPLGGGFWRAILAPPQSCYKMQRVSFAQEPSSPSSEQPMGTVNGYSIYYGLVWGTRTALKLAFIIEIITLAIGVVMGAISGYYGGWVDNLIQRFIDIIFALPGIILTVVILTILRAKNPGGDPTIPIIIAFCVAGWAGYARVVRGDVLRTRELEYVDAARGLGARDWRLIARHIIPNSITTVFTIGVMDLATTPLAIAALSFLGLGFEPGYSEWGQLINFARAWLKPEYWYVLVYPAAVIIVFSLAFNLFGDGLRDALDPKTR; from the coding sequence ATGACCACCGCGAACGCTCCGATCCCTGTGGACCAGCGCACGCGCTGGCAGCTGTTCTGGACGAGTCCGGCCATGCGCAAGCTGCGGCGCAACCCGCTGGCGATCACCGGCCTGCTGATCTCGGTGTTCTTCGCCCTGGTCGCCATCTTTGCGCCGCTGCTCGCCAAACCGGCGGACAACTGCCTGCGCGACCTGAACCTCACCACCGCCAACGAGGTGTATAACCCGCTGGGCGGAGGCTTCTGGCGCGCGATCCTGGCGCCCCCGCAGAGCTGTTACAAGATGCAGCGGGTCAGCTTCGCGCAGGAACCGTCCAGCCCCAGCAGCGAGCAGCCCATGGGCACCGTGAACGGGTACTCGATCTACTACGGGCTGGTGTGGGGCACCCGCACGGCGCTGAAACTCGCGTTCATCATCGAGATCATCACGCTGGCGATCGGTGTGGTGATGGGCGCCATCAGCGGCTATTACGGCGGCTGGGTGGACAACCTGATCCAGCGCTTCATCGACATCATCTTCGCGCTGCCGGGCATCATCCTGACGGTCGTGATCCTGACCATCCTGCGCGCCAAGAATCCAGGCGGCGATCCCACCATCCCGATCATCATTGCGTTCTGTGTGGCCGGCTGGGCCGGGTACGCCCGCGTGGTGCGCGGGGACGTGCTGCGCACACGTGAGCTGGAGTACGTGGACGCCGCCCGTGGCCTGGGCGCCCGGGACTGGCGCCTGATCGCCCGGCACATCATCCCGAACTCGATCACGACCGTGTTCACCATCGGCGTGATGGACCTGGCGACGACGCCGCTTGCGATCGCGGCGCTGTCGTTCTTGGGACTGGGCTTCGAGCCCGGCTACAGCGAGTGGGGCCAGCTGATCAACTTCGCCCGCGCGTGGCTCAAGCCGGAGTACTGGTACGTGCTGGTGTACCCGGCGGCCGTGATCATCGTGTTCAGCCTGGCCTTCAACCTGTTCGGTGACGGCCTGCGCGACGCGCTCGACCCCAAGACGCGCTGA
- a CDS encoding ABC transporter permease gives MLNFIVRRLIQIPVVMLVLSLLIVGLTQLLSPEQRAAPYIRNEQQAAHVQEIIKARGLDQPFAVQYGRWFTSTIHGDLGFSKASGKDVVATIQERLPATIELTLLTTIPILLFAVWLGTLAALHKDKLIDQIVRVFTTIGFSLPTFVLGILMLAVFYAYLGWLPGAGQLSVLNQFAVGDLHRYTGMLTVDAALNGRWDIAWDVLQHMILPALTLIIVLSPQMVRVMRNSMLETLTSDFVRTARAKGLAPRIVNNKHARRNALLPMVTLGGFLIIGLLGGSLITETIFAYPGVGQWVVQAASQIDLAAVLGFALLTALIVVVLQTLVDILYGVIDPRVRFD, from the coding sequence ATGTTGAATTTCATCGTCAGACGGCTCATCCAGATTCCCGTGGTGATGCTCGTCCTGTCTCTCCTCATCGTCGGGCTGACCCAGCTGCTGTCGCCCGAGCAGCGCGCCGCGCCGTATATCCGCAACGAGCAGCAGGCCGCGCACGTGCAGGAGATCATCAAGGCCCGCGGCCTGGACCAGCCGTTTGCCGTGCAGTACGGTCGGTGGTTCACCAGCACGATCCACGGCGACCTGGGCTTCTCGAAGGCCAGCGGCAAGGACGTCGTGGCAACGATCCAGGAGCGGCTTCCCGCCACCATCGAGCTGACGCTGCTGACCACCATCCCGATCCTGCTGTTCGCGGTGTGGCTGGGCACCCTGGCCGCCCTGCACAAGGACAAGCTGATCGACCAGATCGTGCGCGTGTTCACGACCATCGGCTTCAGTTTGCCCACCTTCGTGCTGGGGATCCTGATGCTGGCGGTGTTCTACGCCTACCTGGGCTGGCTGCCCGGCGCGGGACAGCTGAGCGTCCTGAACCAGTTCGCGGTCGGTGACCTGCACCGCTACACCGGCATGCTCACGGTCGACGCCGCCCTGAACGGCCGCTGGGACATCGCGTGGGACGTACTCCAGCACATGATCCTGCCGGCGCTGACGCTGATCATCGTGCTGTCGCCGCAGATGGTGCGCGTGATGCGCAACTCCATGCTGGAAACGCTGACCAGCGACTTCGTGCGGACCGCGCGGGCCAAGGGCCTTGCTCCGCGCATCGTGAACAACAAGCACGCCCGGCGCAACGCCCTGCTGCCGATGGTCACGCTGGGCGGCTTCCTGATCATCGGCCTGCTGGGCGGCTCGCTGATCACCGAGACGATCTTCGCGTACCCGGGGGTGGGCCAGTGGGTGGTGCAGGCCGCGTCGCAGATCGACCTCGCGGCGGTGCTGGGCTTTGCCCTCCTCACGGCGCTGATCGTGGTCGTGTTGCAGACGCTGGTGGACATCCTGTACGGCGTGATCGACCCGCGCGTGAGGTTCGACTGA